The following proteins come from a genomic window of Paenibacillus swuensis:
- a CDS encoding flagellar brake protein, with amino-acid sequence MRLKNQAVNRVLPKINQILHIQVASVDEDEARQEYKTRVSDLQEHHISIEVPIHEGTGRLKKLYVGDELSIVFITDGGIKHYFNSYVLGFREDTIRQVIIKKPELESITQIQRRTFLRITAQLEIAVRLSEQVRFVALTDDVGGGGISFICDPQWPLKFGDRLQCWLLVPYKSNTAEHANFISEVVRIKTLETGRQLVMLKFIEIAEMDRQRIIRYCFERQIDFRKK; translated from the coding sequence ATGAGACTTAAGAACCAGGCGGTGAATCGGGTGTTGCCCAAAATTAATCAAATTCTGCATATTCAGGTCGCTTCTGTGGATGAAGACGAGGCCAGGCAGGAATATAAAACTCGGGTTTCAGATTTGCAAGAACATCATATTTCCATTGAAGTCCCGATCCACGAGGGCACAGGCCGGTTGAAGAAGCTTTATGTCGGGGATGAATTGTCGATCGTATTTATTACTGACGGCGGAATCAAGCATTACTTTAATTCTTATGTGCTGGGTTTCCGTGAAGATACGATACGTCAGGTCATCATTAAGAAGCCTGAATTGGAATCTATTACCCAAATTCAACGCAGGACATTCCTGCGAATTACAGCTCAGCTTGAAATAGCGGTGCGCTTATCCGAGCAGGTTCGTTTTGTTGCACTAACGGATGATGTGGGAGGCGGAGGCATTTCATTTATATGTGATCCCCAATGGCCCCTTAAGTTCGGAGATCGGCTTCAATGCTGGCTTCTTGTGCCATATAAGAGCAACACGGCGGAACACGCTAATTTTATATCTGAAGTGGTCCGGATTAAGACCCTTGAAACAGGACGTCAACTGGTGATGTTGAAGTTTATAGAGATTGCTGAAATGGACAGACAGCGAATTATCCGTTATTGCTTCGAAAGGCAGATTGATTTTCGCAAAAAATAA
- the ypeB gene encoding germination protein YpeB — translation MYKRLSAVMFPVLAVLLIGAVLWGYNENQEKNSILIKAENQYQRAFHDLSYHVDKLHTELGNTLAVNPSSQGFQRKGLVNAWRITSQAQSEINQLPLSLLPFNKTEEFLANIANFSYRTAVRDLTKEPLSEGEYKTLKTLYARSEDISKELRTVQTKTIQDNLRWMDVELALATEDTTYDNTIIDGFKTVDKKVSEYDEINWGPTAAGIDNKRTLSALGGKQISGDAVKAKARKYFGLTNNAELKVVENGNGTEYSSYSVSATNPQGGHRLQADFTKKGGHLVYFMNTREVNKKNLTMDQAVDASAAFLKKHEYKEMVPVSYDIYDNVAHFTFVGKQGKVLLFPEKLSVMTAMDNGEIMGLQATDYIYNHKERKLPKANISESEARKALNRDFKVSNTDLALIENELDQEVLTYEFTGRINGHTYRIYINADSGNEEKVDLISDKDIDVTE, via the coding sequence ATGTATAAGAGATTGAGCGCTGTTATGTTTCCTGTATTAGCCGTTCTGTTGATCGGGGCAGTCCTATGGGGCTATAATGAAAATCAAGAGAAGAACTCCATTTTAATTAAGGCCGAGAATCAGTATCAGAGAGCCTTCCACGATCTATCCTACCATGTAGATAAGCTCCACACCGAGCTTGGCAATACGCTTGCCGTCAATCCAAGTTCTCAGGGGTTTCAGCGCAAGGGCTTAGTCAATGCCTGGAGAATTACCTCTCAAGCCCAAAGTGAAATTAATCAATTGCCGCTAAGCTTATTACCTTTTAATAAAACAGAGGAGTTTTTAGCGAACATTGCTAATTTCTCATATCGTACGGCTGTCAGGGACCTTACCAAAGAACCGCTATCCGAGGGTGAATACAAAACCCTGAAGACCTTATACGCAAGGTCTGAGGATATTTCCAAGGAACTGCGCACGGTACAGACGAAGACCATACAGGATAATTTAAGGTGGATGGACGTCGAGCTTGCGCTGGCTACAGAGGATACTACATATGACAATACGATTATCGACGGCTTCAAAACGGTAGATAAGAAAGTCAGCGAATATGATGAAATCAATTGGGGACCTACGGCTGCCGGAATTGATAATAAACGCACTTTAAGCGCTTTAGGCGGTAAACAGATCAGCGGTGATGCGGTTAAAGCCAAGGCACGCAAATACTTCGGGTTAACGAACAATGCGGAACTCAAGGTTGTGGAGAACGGTAACGGTACGGAATACAGCTCTTACAGCGTCTCAGCCACGAATCCGCAAGGCGGCCATCGACTTCAGGCGGATTTTACCAAGAAAGGCGGACATCTTGTATATTTCATGAACACCCGTGAAGTTAATAAGAAGAACCTGACAATGGATCAAGCCGTGGATGCTTCCGCAGCCTTTCTGAAGAAGCACGAATATAAGGAAATGGTGCCCGTATCCTACGATATTTACGATAATGTAGCCCATTTCACGTTTGTCGGTAAGCAAGGAAAAGTACTCCTTTTCCCCGAGAAACTGTCTGTTATGACAGCTATGGATAATGGTGAAATTATGGGATTGCAAGCAACAGATTACATTTACAATCATAAGGAACGGAAGCTCCCTAAAGCCAACATTTCAGAAAGTGAAGCCCGTAAAGCTTTAAACCGTGACTTTAAAGTAAGTAACACGGATCTGGCCTTAATTGAAAATGAACTGGATCAGGAAGTGTTGACTTACGAATTTACCGGTCGGATTAACGGACACACTTATCGGATTTATATTAATGCCGACAGCGGGAACGAAGAGAAGGTTGATTTAATTTCGGATAAGGATATCGATGTAACCGAATAG
- a CDS encoding genetic competence negative regulator — protein MKIERLSQDKIRIFLTFDDLIERGIQKEDMWREIPKVHELFSEMMDQAYSELGFDATGPLAVEVFSMPAQGMVVIVTRGKVDSAKHGSLIDEEDEDEDMYEMEVTLEQSDLISYAFHDFEHLVRVIKLVHAQGVNEGTLFSYKGKWILHIENSEMEDKAYNSLIAVLSEFGDATSVTAAVLEEYGKVIIKEDAVQVLSSHFS, from the coding sequence ATGAAGATAGAACGCTTAAGCCAAGACAAGATAAGGATTTTCCTGACATTCGACGATCTTATAGAGCGAGGCATACAGAAAGAAGACATGTGGAGAGAGATTCCGAAGGTTCATGAGCTGTTTAGCGAGATGATGGATCAGGCGTATTCCGAACTCGGTTTTGACGCTACCGGACCTCTTGCTGTTGAAGTATTCTCCATGCCCGCCCAAGGGATGGTCGTTATCGTTACCCGTGGCAAAGTCGATTCCGCTAAACATGGAAGTTTAATAGATGAAGAAGATGAAGACGAAGATATGTACGAAATGGAAGTAACATTGGAACAAAGCGATTTGATTTCCTATGCGTTTCACGATTTCGAACATCTCGTAAGAGTCATTAAACTGGTACATGCCCAAGGGGTTAACGAAGGAACGCTGTTTTCCTACAAAGGAAAGTGGATTCTTCATATCGAAAATTCCGAAATGGAAGATAAGGCTTACAACTCGCTCATTGCCGTTCTTTCCGAATTTGGCGATGCGACCTCAGTTACGGCCGCCGTGCTTGAGGAATACGGCAAAGTCATCATCAAGGAGGACGCTGTTCAGGTACTCAGCTCTCATTTCTCATAA
- a CDS encoding CPBP family intramembrane glutamic endopeptidase produces MKNFKFKLKFRKVSVHDLNDKMLLANLYLTQALSLIIGLVILFFQNQSPISLLFFPKEYTAVLWGLGLAAAVIGVDVLISRWIPEEASDDGGINERIFKNRPVWHIVVISFVVAVCEEILFRGAIQHAFGPYWTSILFAAIHVRYLKHWIPTGLVFSISYAMGWVYIQTGSLWTPIIAHFIIDLVMGLIIRYRRES; encoded by the coding sequence ATGAAAAATTTCAAGTTCAAACTTAAATTCCGCAAAGTATCCGTACATGACCTGAACGATAAGATGTTACTGGCTAATTTATATCTGACACAGGCCCTTTCTCTTATTATCGGTTTGGTCATCCTGTTTTTTCAGAACCAAAGTCCTATTTCGTTATTATTTTTCCCAAAAGAGTATACAGCGGTACTTTGGGGCTTAGGTCTTGCGGCGGCGGTCATTGGCGTTGATGTGTTGATTTCACGCTGGATTCCCGAAGAGGCATCGGATGACGGAGGCATTAATGAGCGCATTTTCAAAAACCGGCCCGTGTGGCACATTGTTGTCATTTCATTTGTCGTGGCCGTTTGCGAAGAGATTCTGTTCAGAGGCGCGATTCAACATGCATTTGGTCCTTATTGGACGAGTATTCTGTTTGCGGCGATTCACGTGAGGTACCTGAAGCACTGGATCCCGACTGGATTGGTTTTCAGCATCAGTTATGCGATGGGGTGGGTATATATTCAGACCGGGTCCCTATGGACACCTATTATTGCTCATTTTATAATCGATTTGGTGATGGGTTTAATTATACGTTATCGGAGGGAATCATGA
- a CDS encoding polysaccharide deacetylase family protein, with the protein MTMTIYRWTGLAAAALLTITVGCSSNANIQAVKTEETPQQTAKPPTTTKPAPVTTVNPTPQPKPDTKPSKPVPEPVQEPKQPVMKQYYMNKNYFFKPISPDINKKAVLLTFDDGPKDKAIIESMLNTLDKHKAKAIFFVNGYRVKQHPELLKLIADRKQTIGNHSWDHIDLKKQSAAEVSKQLGDVQAIVKKITGISPKYFRPPFGSGGDAVKKEALRQGMLFMTWSNGSEDWLGKNKNKPDQVINNVMKQLAPGSNILMHELPWTAEALDILLTKMTSQGYVFINPDTIDITKK; encoded by the coding sequence ATGACAATGACAATATACCGCTGGACCGGCCTGGCAGCCGCAGCTTTGCTGACAATTACCGTAGGGTGTTCTTCAAACGCAAACATTCAGGCCGTTAAAACTGAAGAAACGCCTCAACAAACGGCGAAGCCGCCCACGACAACCAAACCGGCTCCCGTAACAACCGTTAACCCGACACCGCAGCCAAAACCCGACACAAAGCCTTCTAAACCCGTTCCAGAGCCTGTGCAGGAGCCGAAACAACCTGTTATGAAACAATATTATATGAACAAGAACTACTTTTTTAAACCTATATCCCCTGATATTAACAAGAAAGCCGTTCTGCTCACATTCGACGACGGACCCAAAGATAAAGCCATTATTGAGAGCATGCTGAATACACTTGATAAGCATAAAGCTAAAGCGATCTTTTTCGTTAACGGCTACCGCGTCAAACAACATCCTGAATTACTGAAATTGATTGCGGACCGTAAACAAACCATAGGTAACCATTCCTGGGATCATATCGACTTGAAAAAACAAAGCGCGGCCGAGGTCAGTAAACAGCTCGGAGATGTCCAGGCGATTGTTAAGAAAATTACCGGAATATCACCTAAGTATTTCAGGCCTCCATTCGGCTCAGGCGGGGATGCCGTGAAGAAAGAAGCTTTACGTCAAGGCATGCTCTTTATGACATGGTCGAACGGTTCGGAGGATTGGCTCGGCAAAAACAAGAATAAGCCGGATCAAGTCATCAATAATGTGATGAAGCAATTGGCACCCGGAAGCAATATTCTGATGCATGAGTTGCCTTGGACCGCTGAAGCGCTGGATATTTTGCTAACAAAGATGACTAGTCAAGGGTACGTATTTATAAATCCCGACACCATCGACATAACTAAAAAATAA
- a CDS encoding rhodanese-like domain-containing protein translates to MDIYNSIQPADFLKIYEKGATETELVIDVREPAEWDYYHLERSELLPMNTIPENLENLPKEKTLYVICAHGVRSRHVCQYLSRAGFNRLVNVDGGMAAVAELKGFQYD, encoded by the coding sequence ATGGATATATATAATTCCATACAACCTGCCGATTTTTTGAAGATTTACGAGAAAGGCGCCACGGAAACAGAATTAGTTATTGATGTGCGGGAACCGGCGGAATGGGATTATTATCATTTGGAGCGATCGGAGTTACTGCCTATGAATACCATACCCGAGAATCTGGAGAATCTGCCCAAAGAAAAGACGCTGTACGTCATCTGCGCGCACGGCGTCCGTTCCAGACATGTATGTCAGTATTTAAGCCGAGCAGGTTTTAACCGTCTTGTTAATGTCGACGGCGGGATGGCTGCTGTAGCGGAACTTAAAGGGTTTCAATACGATTAA
- the prsW gene encoding glutamic-type intramembrane protease PrsW translates to MAVISLLSAAIAPGLTLLAYFYLKDRYDAEPFPKVVLMFMLGVFTVIPAIILQHGIEPLAGGHPFIYSFVVTAGLEESLKWLVLMLVIFNHKVFDEPYDGIVYAVAVSLGFATVENIMYAWFSPNSFSALLYRAFLPVSGHALFGVVMGYYLGKAKFTGQRNKFIAYSLLLPVIWHGLFDYILLSSEQYWAWFIFPFMLILWIRSMRNVNTANARSPFRWLKREEEIKLEEIRS, encoded by the coding sequence GTGGCCGTAATTTCATTGCTGAGCGCTGCCATTGCACCTGGATTAACGTTGTTAGCCTATTTCTATTTGAAAGACCGGTATGACGCGGAACCCTTTCCTAAAGTGGTCCTTATGTTCATGTTAGGCGTGTTTACCGTGATTCCTGCAATTATACTGCAACATGGCATAGAACCACTCGCGGGCGGACATCCGTTTATTTATTCCTTCGTGGTAACGGCAGGCTTGGAAGAATCATTGAAGTGGCTGGTCCTAATGCTGGTCATCTTTAACCATAAAGTGTTTGATGAACCTTATGACGGCATTGTTTATGCGGTTGCGGTTTCTCTGGGATTCGCGACTGTTGAGAATATTATGTACGCGTGGTTTTCACCTAATTCATTTTCGGCCTTATTGTATCGTGCGTTCCTGCCTGTATCCGGCCATGCCCTCTTTGGTGTGGTCATGGGCTACTACTTGGGTAAAGCCAAATTTACGGGACAGCGCAACAAATTTATAGCTTATTCTTTGCTATTGCCAGTGATATGGCACGGTTTATTCGATTATATCCTCCTTTCCTCTGAGCAATATTGGGCTTGGTTCATCTTTCCGTTCATGTTGATCCTATGGATTCGAAGTATGCGCAATGTGAATACGGCCAACGCGCGCTCCCCGTTTCGCTGGCTGAAGCGGGAAGAAGAGATTAAATTGGAAGAAATCCGTTCATAA